In a single window of the Flavobacterium sp. W4I14 genome:
- a CDS encoding hypothetical protein (product_source=Hypo-rule applied; superfamily=51215): MRYVKELSNRNKIISESTCEALYEQQNDAYTIKFVFNGTEDCEINKRKFSIYPDTFAVVNAGTNFSSKIDSISPVNTFSVSFGENFIKDFHHTFSNSNESLLAGKEAGETPRFIESLYPFSGDMRFNVLHLKNQLDRGLKDEMLINEYLYHCLLNYYKIYDKEVAQKLDKLSFIKTKTRRRGFKKINTCQRIH; this comes from the coding sequence ATGAGATACGTAAAAGAATTGAGCAATAGAAATAAAATTATAAGTGAAAGCACCTGTGAGGCCCTTTATGAGCAACAGAACGATGCTTATACCATTAAGTTTGTTTTTAACGGAACCGAAGATTGCGAAATTAACAAGCGCAAGTTTAGCATTTATCCGGATACTTTCGCGGTAGTAAATGCCGGAACAAATTTTAGCAGCAAAATTGATTCGATAAGTCCTGTAAATACATTTTCAGTTTCTTTTGGTGAAAATTTTATTAAAGATTTTCATCATACTTTTTCGAACAGCAATGAAAGTTTACTTGCCGGAAAAGAAGCTGGGGAAACACCTCGGTTTATCGAATCACTTTATCCGTTTTCAGGAGATATGCGCTTTAATGTGCTGCATTTGAAAAATCAGCTCGATAGAGGTTTGAAAGACGAAATGCTGATTAATGAATACTTGTACCACTGCCTTTTAAACTATTATAAAATTTATGATAAAGAGGTGGCTCAGAAATTGGATAAACTCAGCTTTATCAAAACAAAAACCCGCCGAAGAGGTTTTAAAAAGATTAACACTTGCCAAAGAATACATTAG